The Kosakonia sp. SMBL-WEM22 sequence AAATTCGCCCTCATCGTCAAACTCCCCTTCGACACCCTCCAGGCTGCAATCATCCTGAAATGTGCCGTTGAATTTCTCTGCTGCTGAGCCATCGGCAATGCACCAGGGGCAGAGCGTGTCGACGTCTTCAGCAGTAAAGAATGGGTTGGTGTAGTAAACGTCTGTTGGCTGTGAGCAACAGTCGCAGGTCACGGTTTTGCCTTCAGAGAAGACGCCTGTTTCCAGGGGCTGTGGGTGGTATTTGAATACCGGGAGAGGGCGATTATTCTGGTCCATAAAAACATCCTGTCTTGTAGGTAAGTTAGCGCGTAACAGACCACCCGCGAGCGCGCCACAATTCTGGCAGCTGTGCTAAGTCAGTAAATGTCGTCACTTTTGGGTGATCGATAGGTACGTTATGCGGGTCGGCGCAGAAGTAAAAGACTTCCATCCCTGCCGCAATGCCAGATTGCGCTCCGGCGGCGGAATCATCCACCAGAATGCACTTCTCCGGCGAGACATCAAGTACCTCTGCTGCATGGTACATTAACGCTGGATCGGGCTTCCAGCGCTGTATGTCATAGCCACTAAACAGTTTTTCCGGAAAGTGGTGCAACATCCCAAGTTTACCTAATGAGTGTTGCATTTTGCTCACCGGCCCGTTAGAGACCACGCACATGGGGACGCTTACGGCAGCAAGCAGTGCATTAGCACCCGGAATCACCTCCAGCTCACTGTCGAACAGCCGCGCCACTTCGGCGCGATAAACCGGCTCAAGCAGCGCTTTATCCAGCGCTTTACCGTGTTCCTCGCCGATAACATCAATAATTTCATATAGCTTCATGCCTTTAAAGCGCTTGAAGACCTCTTCGAGGTCCAGCGTAATGCCAACGGTTTGAAACATATGGACGTATGCGCGGGAACAGATCACTTCACTATCGACCAGGGTGCCGTCACAGTCGAAAAAGATCGCTTCAATGTGGGACATGCCATTTCCTGTGATTACAAGTTTAACGATTACTTAACGCAGATTGCGGGACGCAATCGTTGCCGTATAAGCAAATTCAATGAAAAAAGTGCGTGATAACCGTCAATACTGCCTCATTTTGGTATAGGATAGCGACGAATTTTCCCTCCTATTCCGGAAATTGATAATGAGCCAACAACAGACCTCCCA is a genomic window containing:
- the yieH gene encoding 6-phosphogluconate phosphatase gives rise to the protein MSHIEAIFFDCDGTLVDSEVICSRAYVHMFQTVGITLDLEEVFKRFKGMKLYEIIDVIGEEHGKALDKALLEPVYRAEVARLFDSELEVIPGANALLAAVSVPMCVVSNGPVSKMQHSLGKLGMLHHFPEKLFSGYDIQRWKPDPALMYHAAEVLDVSPEKCILVDDSAAGAQSGIAAGMEVFYFCADPHNVPIDHPKVTTFTDLAQLPELWRARGWSVTR